Proteins encoded within one genomic window of Tigriopus californicus strain San Diego chromosome 12, Tcal_SD_v2.1, whole genome shotgun sequence:
- the LOC131891748 gene encoding influenza virus NS1A-binding protein homolog, with translation MSINNIDRKRLKVQEFNAKSSKKGLYLLLPQIGKAVSLSNMQLPDISIPSNPDLMEMMIEYQRGVLGCSGDRRCWFWENGFDEWQPFASPQSNHFLGKMVLLDGKPLLIGGCDSGDVKCSILAKVEVYEEGDKQWHYKTALPQPTRGFAAIVIDNGTKVIVAGGMVPSGSTNIVRSFQALSNIWTSLDPLPSLICCQIGSLVTLPDAREGFLIVGGFADGLISDKAFFMDLTTMSWERLAAFDTTGNNIYDGDMFYLEGQLFVIPSYQGGIRIEATRIFSRQMTDSNTQWIAHDMSAKFDLGKITKISMVVEEYPIDWIST, from the exons ATGTCCATCAACAATATAGACAGAAAAAGGTTGAAAGTCCAAGAATTCAACGccaaatcttcaaaaaaag GCCTTTATTTACTTCTTCCACAAATCGGAAAAGCAGTTTCACTGTCCAACATGCAACTACCAGACATTTCTATCCCAAGCAACCCCGATCtcatggaaatgatgattgagTACCAAAGAGGAGTCTTAGGTTGCAGTGGAGACAGGAGATGTTGGTTCTGGGAGAACG GTTTTGATGAATGGCAACCATTTGCCTCTCCTCAGAGCAATCACTTTCTTGGAAAAATGGTACTACTTGATGGCAAACCTTTGCTGATTGGAGGTTGCGATTCTGGTGATGTaaaatgctcaattttggccaaggtTGAAGTGTATGAAGAGGGCGACAAACAATGGCATTACAAGACAGCTTTACCGCAACCCACGAGAGGTTTTGCAGCCATTGTCATAGACAATGGAACCAAAGTAATTGTGGCGGGTGGAATGGTACCCAGTGGGAGCACCAATATAGTTAGAAGTTTCCAAGCACTCAGCAATATCTGGACGAGCTTGGATCCATTACCTTCACTCATCTGCTGTCAAATAGGATCCCTAGTGACGTTACCAGACGCTCGGGAGGGGTTTCTGATTGTGGGCGGATTTGCTGATGGCTTAATAAGCGATAAGGCCTTCTTTATGGATTTGACTACCATGTCTTGGGAGAGGCTTGCAGCATTTGACACTACAGGAAACAATATATATGATGGTGATATGTTTTATCTTGAAGGGCAACTATTCGTCATCCCAAGTTATCAAGGTGGCATTAGGATAGAGGCCACAAGGATTTTCTCGAGGCAAATGACGGACAGCAACACTCAATGGATTGCCCACGACATGTCGGCAAAGTTCGACTTGGGAAAAATCACTAAAATATCTATGGTAGTTGAAGAATATCCCATTGATTGGATTTCAACTTGA